In Methylomonas sp. MK1, the genomic stretch GTATTGACCGCCTTGGCTATCCAGAATCAAATCGCTCCGCCTACTATCAATTTGGAAAATCCCGATCCCGAGTGCGATCTGGATTATGTCCCGAACATCGCCAGAAACATGAGCATCGATGTCGCCATTTCCAACTCGTTTGGGTTTGGCGGCACCAATGGTTCTCTGGTTTTCAAACGTTACCAATAAGCGCTTCCGCTTCCGCAGTGTCTGGCTATGTTTTTATTAAACGGCGAGCACAGACACTGTGTCGATGTTTCTGATCGAGGTTTTCAATACGGTGACGGTCTGTTCGAGACCATCGAAGTATTGCAGGGCAAGCCGCTGTTTTTTGATCGTCATCTAAAACGCTTAGCCGAAGGTTGTCGCCGGCTGCTAATTCCGATGCCGGATACTGCCTTGCTCGACGCTGAAGCGCGGCAATTGAGTCAGTCCAGTGAGAGAGCCGTGTTGAAGTTGATGGTGACGCGCGGTAGCGGCGGTCGCGGTTACCGGCAGCCGGATCACATTATCCCTACCAGACTATTCGGTCTGCATCCTTATCCCGATTACCCCCATCAGTTCCAAGCAGACGGCATCGCCGCGCGTTTTTGCGGCCAGCGTTTGTCTTTGAACCCGAGCTTGGCCGGCATCAAGCACATGAATCGACTCGAGCAGATTTTAGCCAGAGCGGAATGGCAGGATACGGCCATTCAAGAGGGTTTGATGTTGGATACTCAAGATCACGTCGTGGAAGGCACGATGAGCAACCTATTCCTGGTCAAATCTGACAGTTTATACACGCCACCGCTAGGACAATGCGGCGTCGCGGGTATTGTGCGAGAGTTGATTATGGAGTTCGCGCAGCGGATCAAACTACCGTTATTTGAGCAAGCAATTGATCAAGCTGCCGTTTTGCAAGCTGACGAATTATTTGTCAGTAACTCGGTAATCGGTATTTGGCCGATCAAACGGCTGGAAGGGCAAGTTTTTAAGGTCGGTGTTATCACTCGGCGTTTGCAAGATCTGCTCAACACAGCCCGCATGGCGGAGGTATAGCAGTGTTTAGAAGCATCATCGCATTTACATTATTAATGGTATTGGGCTTGGTGTCGATTTGGGCCGGCATGCATTATCAACTGATTCTAAAAAAGCCGGTGGTAATGACCGAAACTGTCATTGAAATTAAAAAAGGAGATACGCTGGAATCGGTGGTGAAAAATCTGCGTTCGCAGCAGGTGACGGTGAATCGCTTATGGTTTCGTTTGTTTGCCTATCGAAAAAATCTCGATCATTTGTTGAAGGTGGGCGAGTATGTGTTGGCTAAAGGTGCTACCGCCGCCGACATTCTGCAACAATTGACTGACGGTAAGACCCGAAAGTATTCGATTACGTTTCCGGAAGGTTGGTCCTTTAAGCAAGTGTTTAACACCATAAAGAACAACCCTAATTTGCAACACACGCTGACCGATAACCAACTGGAAGACTTGATGGCACAAATCGGTTCCGACAAGAATCATCCGGAGGGCTTGTTTTTTCCCGATACCTATTTCTTTGAAAAAAACACCTCCGATGTCGATTTACTGAAGCGCGCGCATGACCGGATGCAGGCGGTGTTGAACGAAGAGTGGCAAAAGCGCGACGATGGCGTGCCGTTGGAAAATCCGTACGAGGCTTTGATTTTGGCATCTATCGTCGAAAAAGAGACCGGCGCCGGCGAAGAACGCAGAAAGATCGCCGGGGTATTTGCGCGGCGCTTGAAGAAAGGCATGTTGTTGCAAACCGACCCCACCGTCATCTACGGCATGGGCGATGACTACCACGGTGATATCCGGCATAAGGATTTGCGCGAACATACCCCCTACAACACCTACGTCATCGAAGGACTGCCGCCTACACCGATTGCGATGCCTGGTAAGCAAGCCATTGTTGCTGCTTTACATCCCGATAATAGCGACGCCTTGTTTTTTGTCGCCCGCGGCAATGGCCGCCATGCCTTTTCTTCGACCTTGGCGGAACACGAAAAATACGTCGATCAATATCAACGATGACTCGCGGACGATTTATCACGCTGGAAGGTGGCGAAGGCGTCGGCAAGTCCACCAATCTGCAATTTATCAAACAGCTACTGGAAGAACGGGGCATCCCGTTCGTACTGACGCGCGAGCCGGGCGGCACCGGCATTGCCGAAAAGATTCGCGGCATTTTGTTGGAACATCAAGAAGAGAGTTTGTCGGAGCAGGCCGAGTTGTTGCTGATGTTTGCGGCTCGGGCTCAACATATTCAACAGGTGATTTTGCCGGCTTTGCAGCAGGGGCAGTGGGTGGTGTGTGACCGTTTTACCGATGCCACCTATGCCTATCAAGGCGGTGGTCGGAATATGGATTTGCAAACCATCGCTTGGCTGGAAAACGCTGTGCAAGGCCCATTAAGGCCGGATTTGACCTTTGTCTTCGACGCGCCGATAGAAGTCGGTATGCAGCGTGCCAAGCATAGGGGCGAGTTGGATCGTTTTGAAACCGAGCAGTTAGCGTTTTTCGAGAGAGTGAGACAAGCCTATTTGCAACGCGCCGCCACGGATGTGCAGCGCTACAAGATTATCGATGCCAGCTTGCCTCTGGATGCGGTGCAACAGCAGTTGCGCGATGAGTTGGCCAACTTATGGAGCGAGTGATGTCAGGCCAAACCGGGATTTATCCTTGGCAAGAGGAAAACTGGCGGCAACTCCGCGCTTACATCCAGCAACAGCGCATCCCGCAAGCTCTGCTGTTTTCCGGCGCGGCCGGGCAGGGCAGACGGCATTTGGCCGACTATTATGCGCAAACTCTGCTGTGTCATGCGCCGCTGTCCAATGCGAGTGCTTGCGGTCATTGTGTCGGCTGTAAATTGTTCGCCGCGCAAACTCATCCCGATTTTCTGACGATAGAACCCGACGAACCCGGCAAGGCCATCGGTATCGACAAAATCAGACAGTTAATCGTCAAGTTGGCTTTGAAACCGCAGTACGACGATGCCTACCGAGTCGTGATTATTCAGCCGGCCGATGCTTTGAATACCGCTTCGGCGAATGCGTTTTTGAAGTGTCTGGAAGAGCCGACCGAACGCACTTGTTTGCTGTTGATCAGCGAGCAACCGAGCCGCTTGCCGGCGACGATTCGTAGTCGTTGCCAGAAAATCGATTGCGTAACGCCCGTGCACGAATTGGCGATGAGTTGGTTGCAGCAGCAGGGTGTCGGAGAGCAAGCGGATTTATTATTAAAACTGGCCCAAGGTTCGCCGCTGTTGGCGAAGCACTATGCCGAACAGAATATGGTGCAGCTCAGACAGCAGTATTTCGAGGCCTGGTTACATATCGCGCAAGGCAAGGAAAATCTGCTGACGGTAGCCGAGCTCTGGCAAAAGCAGGAAAAAATCGATTTGGCGGTGGTGTTACTGTGGATGGCGAGCTGGGTGGCGGACATTGTCAAATATGCGTATAGGGCGGAATCGCCGGCGCTTGCCAATCCGGATCTGAAAAATGCCTTGCAAGCCCTTGCCGACCGGCTAGAATTGAAACGCCTCTATCGGTTTTACGATAATGTGCTTACCACCAAGTCGCAATTGAACACGCAACTTAATAAACAATTGATGGTCGAGCAGCTATTGATTAGTTGGTCGCAACTGAATAGACAATAAGCGTATGGCAGAATCAGCAGCACCCAGGCAAGGTATCTTGTCCTTATCGATCAAGGATAAAAACGCGCTGTACGCGGCGTACATGCCGTTCGTGAAAAACGGCGGATTGTTTATTCCGACCAAGCGCGAATACGAGATGGGCGAGGAAGTGTTCATGTTGCTGAACTTAATGGACGAAACCGAACGTTTGCCGATTGCCGGTAAAATTATCTGGAAGACTCCGGCGGGTGCCGAGGGCTACCGTGCAGCCGGCATTGGCGTGCAATTTAGTGATCAGGATGGCGGTGCGGCGCGTAACAAAATTGAAACCTATTTGGCTGGCGCATTAGAATCTGATCGTTCCACGCATACCATGTAAACTGTTTGGCGGGCGGGCTTTGCCGCTGTCTTTACTTTCCTAAACTCATGTTTATCGACTCACACTGTCATCTCGACCGTATCGATTTAGCGCCCTACGCTAATGATTTCAATACCTTTGTGCAAGCGGCTCGCGCGGCCAAGGTCCGGCATATGCTGTGTATTGCCATCGATATGGAAGCCTATCCGGCCATGCTGGAGCTAGTCATGCCATATTCGGACATCTCCTTGTCGGTGGGCGTGCATCCTAATGTTCATGATGGGCGTGAGCCCTCGCTAGATGATTTGCTACAGTTGGCCGATAACGAAAAAGTGATCGCCATTGGTGAGACGGGGCTGGACTATTTTCGTAGCGAAGGCGATTTGGAATGGCAGTTTGAACGATTTCGCACCCATATCGCCGCTGCCAAGACACTCAACAAGCCTTTAATTATCCATACTCGCGAGGCTGGGCAAGATTCCTTGGATGTGTTGCGGCAAGAAGGCGCGGAGCAAGTTGGCGGGATTATCCACTGCTTTACCGAAGATTGGGCCTATGCGGAAAAGGCTTTGGACTTGAATTTTTATATCTCTTTTTCCGGCATCGTGACCTTCAAGAATGCGGAAGCCATCAAAGAGGTAGCGCGTAAAATTCCAGCCGACCGTTTTTTGATTGAGACAGACTCGCCATATTTGGCGCCGGTACCGTATCGAGGCAAAACTAATTACCCGACCTATGTCCGCTATGTAGCTGAACATATCGCTGATTTGCGCGGGACATCCATCGAGACGATAGCCGAGCAATCAACCGAAAACTTTTATCGCCTGTTTGCCGGATCTTCGGCGGATAGGCTACGTCAGGCAAACTAAAAAAAACGGCCGGCCCCATGTGTGATGGAGCGGCCGTTTAGAGAGGTGGGGTATAACTCTCATTCCCCAAGCGGGGCGCATACAAGAGTTGCTTGCAGTCTACTGAAGCTAAACAGTTCTGAAAATGTGGCATATTGCCGCGTGACAAATTGTCGCTGGCCTGGTGGCTAACATAATTCCTTGAAATGCCGTCATTATATCAATCGACCTTTTATACCTTGGGTTACAGCAAAGTTATTTTTCTCGGAATATGGATCTGGAATTAGCTAGTCCGCTAGGAATTTTTCAACTCCAGCGCTTACCGTTTCGCAAAAATGAACTGCTGCGGGCTTGGGACGCTGCAGACGAATATCTGTTGAATCATTTGGCTGCCGCAGGCATTGCCGAGTATGCCAATATCGTCATCCTCAACGATAGCTTCGGTGCGTTGGCGGTTTCACTAAGCGCTTACCGACCAACCGCCGTTTCCGATTCCTGGCTTTCGCAGCAGGCGACGCGCATTAACCTGACATTGAATGGCATTGGCGACGAGAAAGTGCGGTTGTTGGATAGCTTGTCGCTACCGGAAGCGGGCATCGATTACCTACTGATTAAAATCCCTAAAACCCTGGCGCTGCTGGAATATCAACTGCATGCACTCAAGCCTTTGTTGAAAGCCGATTGCCAGGTGATAGCCGCCGGCATGGTGAAGAGTTTGCCGCCCACCGCATGGAAACTGCTGGAACGTTTGATCGGGCCTACGCAACCTTCCTTGGCGGTAAAAAAAGCCCGACTGATTTTTGCCCGGTTAGATCCAGATCTGCAATTGCCTGTGAGCCCTTACCCAACCCGCTATCAATTGGAGAATAGGGATCTTAGCGTTTGCAATCACGCCAACGTGTTTTCCCGCGATAGCCTGGATATAGGCACGCGTTTTTTATTAGAGCATCTACCGCAGAATTCCGAATATTACGATTTTATCGATTTGGGGTGCGGCAATGGGATTGTCGGCGTGATGTTGGCAAAACAAAACCCAAGCGCGCGAATTGGGTTTATCGATGAATCGTTTATGGCTATCGCCTCAGCCAGGGAAAATTTTGCGGCAGCTTTTGCCGATAGTCGGCAGGCCGATTTTTTAGTCGCCGATTGTTTAAGCGATTACCCGGAGAACAGTGCAGACTGCATAGTCTGTAATCCGCCGTTCCATCAACAGCACACCATAGGCGATCATATTGCCTGGCAGATGTTCCGGCAGGCGCATAAGGTCTTGCGTCAGGGCGGTGAGTTACGGGTAATCGGCAATCGCCATTTAAATTACCATCTTCCCTTGAAGAAGCTGTTCGGAAATTGCCGGCAGGTCGCAGCCAATGCTAAATTCTTGATTTTTAGCTGTATAAAGAGCTGAGTTATTCGATATTTTTATAATGCAGTGAGGATATTTGTTCGGACACAATGCCGATTAGAAAAATAAATAAAGACGACAAAAACAGTACCGCGCTCATATTGGTAAACCGGTTTTCCGTAAAATAGGTATAGCCGTAATAGCCTGCGCCCAAGCTAAACACTATGCTGCTGATGGGTAAAAATAGCCGCATGGGCGAGAACAGTACCCCGATCCGTAAGATAATAATAAAAAATCGAAAACCGTCATGCATCAGCCGGATATGGCTTTTGCCGCTACGTTTACCGGCGTGGATAGGAATGTACGCCACCGGGAAGCCGGAACGAAAAAATGCCATCGTGCTGGTGGTTGGATAAGAAAAACCGTTGGGTAATAGGTAAAGAAATTTACGGAATTTGTTGGCCCGAGCTGCACGAAATCCGGAGGTAAGATCTTCTATTTTGTGTCCGGTCATCATTGATGCCAGTTTGTTGTAAAAGTTATTTGCCAGACGTCGGAATAACGAGGCGTGGCTACCGGCGTTTCGGGCGCCGACTACCATGTCATAGCCGTCGTTCAGTTTGTTAAGCAATGCCGGAATGTCGCCGGGATCGTGTTGGCCATCGGCATCCATAAATACCAAAATATCGTTTTTTGCATGTCTAGCGCCGGTTTTGATAGCCGCGCCGTTGCCCATGCTGTAAGGATGATCAATAACCGTGACACCGGCCGCGCGCGCGATGGCGGCGGTATCGTCTGTCGAGCCATCGTTTATCAGCAGAATCTCCGCATCCGGATAGAGCAGGTGCAACATCGGTAAAAAGGACGGCAGATTTTTCGACTCGTTTTTCGCAGGGATTACGATGCTGATCGACGGGGTATTATTCATGAAAATCCAAAGGTTGGCAGGGAAACATGCCGAAATGTGGAAAACAGTCTAGCAGAATTAAATATTATCGACAGCTGGGCCAGACTTATTGAAACTGGTCTTTCAAAAGGCGTAATTGCCTAAAAACCGCTAAGTCTGATTGTTCTGTCATGTCGATATTACTGCGAATACTGACGTTATCCGCCCTAAAAAAGGGATTGGTTGCCAGCTCAAGGCCAATAGTAGACGGGATGGAGGGGAGATTTTGTCTGCGTAGTTCGGTAACCTGCGTAATGCGCTGCTGCAACTTTGGATTGTCTGCATCAATTGATAGCGCAAACCGGCCATTGGCGGCGGTATATTCGTGAGCGCAGTAGATGCGGGTTTCTGCAGGCAAGGCTTTCAGTTTTTGCAACGAATGCCACATCTGCTCTGCGCTGCCTTCGAACAATCGACCGCAACCAAGAGAAAACAAAGTGTCGCCGCAAAATAAAGCCTGACTATCGGCGCCGTAATAAACGATATGCCCCACAGTATGACCGGGTGTGTCGATCACCTGAAATTTCTGATTGCCTAGTTTTACTACATCCCCGTCACTTACCGTAATATCAATGCCAGGAATACGCGCTTGGTCTGCCGCCGAGCCAACGATTTTGCACCCAGTCAGCTGCTTGAGTTCTAAATTGGCGCCAACATGGTCGCCGTGGTGATGAGTGTTAAAAATGTAATCAAGTTGCCAGTCCTGCTGCTGAAGCGCATCAACCACTGGCGCGGAAACAGCTGGATCGACTACTGCTGTTTCGCCGCTGTTTGGTTCGTGTAGCAGGTAAATATAATTATCGTGTAAGGCGGGGACGAGAAGAATGCTCAGCATGGTATAACCCCCAGGTTGCTAAATAACGAAATCTAACACCTTACCCACACGCGTTTTAAAATTGCAGCGCGGGTTGCTTAACCTGAAAGGCGTGTCAGTGCTAAAAGCTGATACGCCTTTCCGATATTTACGCACAAACCGCTTCAATCTTAGCCAAGATGCCCTTGGTGTCCAACTCGCACAGCGCCAGCAACTCTTCGCGACTGCCTTGCTCGACGAAGCGATCCGGCAGGCCGATATTCAACACCGGCATCAGGATGTTCTGTGCCTGCAGAAACTCGTTCACCGCACTACCGGCGCCGCCGGCTATGACGTTTTCCTCGACCGTGATGAGGACATCATGGCTTTTCGCCATTTCTAAAATAAGTGCTTCATCCAGCGGTTTCACAAAGCGCATGTTCACCACCGTGGCGCCCAGTTGTTTGCCGGCTTCCACTGCCGGTGTGACCATACTGCCCCAGGCCAGAATCGCAATACGGCTGCCTTGATGTCTGATTTCGCCCTTGCCGATAGGTAGTTCGGTCAGGGCTTTGTCGACGCTGACGCCCGGCCCCTTGCCGCGCGGATAACGTACCGAAGCCGGACCTTGATGTTTGAAACCGGTGGTCAACATCTGCCGACATTCGTTCTCGTCGGCCGGTGCCATCACCAGTATATTCGGAATACAACGCATATAACTGAAATCAAACGCCCCAGCATGAGTTGGACCGTCCGGTCCCACCAAGCCCGCTCTATCTAAAGCGAACAATACGTCCAGATTCTGCAAGGCCACATCGTGGATTAACTGATCATACGCCCGCTGTAAAAAGGTCGAATAAATCGCCACTACCGGCTTCGCTCCCTGGCAAGCCTGACCGGCCGCCAAAGTCACCGCATGCTGCTCGGCAATCGCCACATCGAAATAGCGTTTGGGAAACTGCTGGGAAAACGCCACCAGACCCGAACCTTCGCGCATCGCCGGCGTAATCCCCAACAGCCGCTCATCCTGCTTAGCCATATCGCATAACCAGTTACCAAACACTTCCGTGTAAGTCGGATGCGGGGAAGGTGCGGCTTTAGGCAAATAATCCTTAGTGGGATCGAAGGCCGGCACGCCGTGATAAGC encodes the following:
- the dxs gene encoding 1-deoxy-D-xylulose-5-phosphate synthase gives rise to the protein MKQTNEFPLLETIQSPADIRALKPEQLEPLADELRRFLTHTVSISGGHFSAGLGTVELTVALHYVFDTPSDQLVWDVGHQAYPHKILTGRKDRMPTIRTLGGVSAFPCRSESEYDAFGVGHSSTSISAALGMAIASQLRGEDKKMVAIIGDGSITGGMAYEAMNHAGDVNANLLVILNDNDMSISPPVGAMNNYLTKVLSSKFYSSVREESKKALASMPSVWELARKTEEHVKGMIVPGTLFEELGFNYFGPIDGHDVEMLVSTLEKLKDLSGPVFLHVVTKKGKGYAPAEKDPLAYHGVPAFDPTKDYLPKAAPSPHPTYTEVFGNWLCDMAKQDERLLGITPAMREGSGLVAFSQQFPKRYFDVAIAEQHAVTLAAGQACQGAKPVVAIYSTFLQRAYDQLIHDVALQNLDVLFALDRAGLVGPDGPTHAGAFDFSYMRCIPNILVMAPADENECRQMLTTGFKHQGPASVRYPRGKGPGVSVDKALTELPIGKGEIRHQGSRIAILAWGSMVTPAVEAGKQLGATVVNMRFVKPLDEALILEMAKSHDVLITVEENVIAGGAGSAVNEFLQAQNILMPVLNIGLPDRFVEQGSREELLALCELDTKGILAKIEAVCA
- a CDS encoding methyltransferase; its protein translation is MDLELASPLGIFQLQRLPFRKNELLRAWDAADEYLLNHLAAAGIAEYANIVILNDSFGALAVSLSAYRPTAVSDSWLSQQATRINLTLNGIGDEKVRLLDSLSLPEAGIDYLLIKIPKTLALLEYQLHALKPLLKADCQVIAAGMVKSLPPTAWKLLERLIGPTQPSLAVKKARLIFARLDPDLQLPVSPYPTRYQLENRDLSVCNHANVFSRDSLDIGTRFLLEHLPQNSEYYDFIDLGCGNGIVGVMLAKQNPSARIGFIDESFMAIASARENFAAAFADSRQADFLVADCLSDYPENSADCIVCNPPFHQQHTIGDHIAWQMFRQAHKVLRQGGELRVIGNRHLNYHLPLKKLFGNCRQVAANAKFLIFSCIKS
- the pabC gene encoding aminodeoxychorismate lyase, coding for MFLLNGEHRHCVDVSDRGFQYGDGLFETIEVLQGKPLFFDRHLKRLAEGCRRLLIPMPDTALLDAEARQLSQSSERAVLKLMVTRGSGGRGYRQPDHIIPTRLFGLHPYPDYPHQFQADGIAARFCGQRLSLNPSLAGIKHMNRLEQILARAEWQDTAIQEGLMLDTQDHVVEGTMSNLFLVKSDSLYTPPLGQCGVAGIVRELIMEFAQRIKLPLFEQAIDQAAVLQADELFVSNSVIGIWPIKRLEGQVFKVGVITRRLQDLLNTARMAEV
- the gloB gene encoding hydroxyacylglutathione hydrolase, producing the protein MLSILLVPALHDNYIYLLHEPNSGETAVVDPAVSAPVVDALQQQDWQLDYIFNTHHHGDHVGANLELKQLTGCKIVGSAADQARIPGIDITVSDGDVVKLGNQKFQVIDTPGHTVGHIVYYGADSQALFCGDTLFSLGCGRLFEGSAEQMWHSLQKLKALPAETRIYCAHEYTAANGRFALSIDADNPKLQQRITQVTELRRQNLPSIPSTIGLELATNPFFRADNVSIRSNIDMTEQSDLAVFRQLRLLKDQFQ
- a CDS encoding glycosyltransferase family 2 protein, which translates into the protein MNNTPSISIVIPAKNESKNLPSFLPMLHLLYPDAEILLINDGSTDDTAAIARAAGVTVIDHPYSMGNGAAIKTGARHAKNDILVFMDADGQHDPGDIPALLNKLNDGYDMVVGARNAGSHASLFRRLANNFYNKLASMMTGHKIEDLTSGFRAARANKFRKFLYLLPNGFSYPTTSTMAFFRSGFPVAYIPIHAGKRSGKSHIRLMHDGFRFFIIILRIGVLFSPMRLFLPISSIVFSLGAGYYGYTYFTENRFTNMSAVLFLSSLFIFLIGIVSEQISSLHYKNIE
- the tmk gene encoding dTMP kinase; translated protein: MTRGRFITLEGGEGVGKSTNLQFIKQLLEERGIPFVLTREPGGTGIAEKIRGILLEHQEESLSEQAELLLMFAARAQHIQQVILPALQQGQWVVCDRFTDATYAYQGGGRNMDLQTIAWLENAVQGPLRPDLTFVFDAPIEVGMQRAKHRGELDRFETEQLAFFERVRQAYLQRAATDVQRYKIIDASLPLDAVQQQLRDELANLWSE
- a CDS encoding TatD family hydrolase is translated as MFIDSHCHLDRIDLAPYANDFNTFVQAARAAKVRHMLCIAIDMEAYPAMLELVMPYSDISLSVGVHPNVHDGREPSLDDLLQLADNEKVIAIGETGLDYFRSEGDLEWQFERFRTHIAAAKTLNKPLIIHTREAGQDSLDVLRQEGAEQVGGIIHCFTEDWAYAEKALDLNFYISFSGIVTFKNAEAIKEVARKIPADRFLIETDSPYLAPVPYRGKTNYPTYVRYVAEHIADLRGTSIETIAEQSTENFYRLFAGSSADRLRQAN
- a CDS encoding PilZ domain-containing protein; translated protein: MAESAAPRQGILSLSIKDKNALYAAYMPFVKNGGLFIPTKREYEMGEEVFMLLNLMDETERLPIAGKIIWKTPAGAEGYRAAGIGVQFSDQDGGAARNKIETYLAGALESDRSTHTM
- the mltG gene encoding endolytic transglycosylase MltG — encoded protein: MFRSIIAFTLLMVLGLVSIWAGMHYQLILKKPVVMTETVIEIKKGDTLESVVKNLRSQQVTVNRLWFRLFAYRKNLDHLLKVGEYVLAKGATAADILQQLTDGKTRKYSITFPEGWSFKQVFNTIKNNPNLQHTLTDNQLEDLMAQIGSDKNHPEGLFFPDTYFFEKNTSDVDLLKRAHDRMQAVLNEEWQKRDDGVPLENPYEALILASIVEKETGAGEERRKIAGVFARRLKKGMLLQTDPTVIYGMGDDYHGDIRHKDLREHTPYNTYVIEGLPPTPIAMPGKQAIVAALHPDNSDALFFVARGNGRHAFSSTLAEHEKYVDQYQR
- a CDS encoding DNA polymerase III subunit delta' codes for the protein MSGQTGIYPWQEENWRQLRAYIQQQRIPQALLFSGAAGQGRRHLADYYAQTLLCHAPLSNASACGHCVGCKLFAAQTHPDFLTIEPDEPGKAIGIDKIRQLIVKLALKPQYDDAYRVVIIQPADALNTASANAFLKCLEEPTERTCLLLISEQPSRLPATIRSRCQKIDCVTPVHELAMSWLQQQGVGEQADLLLKLAQGSPLLAKHYAEQNMVQLRQQYFEAWLHIAQGKENLLTVAELWQKQEKIDLAVVLLWMASWVADIVKYAYRAESPALANPDLKNALQALADRLELKRLYRFYDNVLTTKSQLNTQLNKQLMVEQLLISWSQLNRQ